A window of Reinekea marina contains these coding sequences:
- a CDS encoding adenylate kinase: MGFSVLPHGNTTETGGPMNKVAVFGKPGSGKSTLSKALAQATGLPLHPLDSITYQPNGEPVSREMVAAAHEGILSSDRWIIDGLGPLGLFYQRLEAADTLVYIDLPYSTSYWFVTKRLLKGLFVKPEGWPKSSSVLKGTLASYKVLRMCPQFWNEAFDAKLTALASNKTLYRIKSVAELKRFVGEMKGK; encoded by the coding sequence GTGGGTTTTTCAGTTCTGCCTCATGGGAATACAACAGAAACAGGAGGCCCTATGAACAAAGTAGCCGTATTTGGTAAACCCGGCAGCGGAAAATCTACCCTGAGTAAAGCGCTGGCACAGGCCACTGGGTTACCGTTGCATCCGTTAGATTCCATCACCTATCAGCCTAATGGCGAACCGGTGAGCCGAGAAATGGTTGCGGCGGCTCATGAAGGTATTTTGTCTTCTGATCGCTGGATCATCGATGGTTTAGGGCCGCTTGGTTTATTTTACCAACGCTTAGAAGCCGCTGATACCTTGGTGTATATCGATTTACCCTATTCAACCAGTTATTGGTTTGTCACCAAGCGGCTTTTAAAAGGCTTGTTCGTTAAACCCGAAGGTTGGCCAAAAAGCAGCTCGGTCTTAAAAGGCACGTTAGCCAGTTATAAAGTGTTACGAATGTGTCCGCAATTTTGGAATGAAGCGTTTGATGCTAAGTTAACCGCGCTAGCAAGCAATAAAACTCTTTACCGAATAAAGTCTGTTGCTGAACTGAAAAGGTTTGTAGGTGAAATGAAGGGTAAGTGA
- a CDS encoding class I SAM-dependent methyltransferase translates to MSKKNDRALRFYDEVLGLDRLHYGLWLPDDDLTFEKLKLAQIRYEDYLVEKLPSTVKSVLDVGCGTGILVKKLLDQSYLAEGLSPDINQKKRFEEALNAPFHHMPFEELSIEDTFDCIIMSESCQYIKLDKLFKNAKRALKAHGYLMICDYFVLNNAEGELSKSGHRYDEFMNRIDQEGFSVVVEEDLTQDVTKTLDLGKDFVEKSMKALSIGTERIRSKHPQLSKFVLWLFKNKIAKATKQTDLLDSDKFKQYKSYRFILLQANS, encoded by the coding sequence ATGAGTAAGAAAAACGATAGAGCCCTTCGATTTTATGACGAAGTGTTAGGTTTGGATAGATTGCATTATGGGCTTTGGTTGCCTGATGACGATCTTACCTTCGAAAAGCTGAAATTGGCACAAATCCGATATGAAGATTACCTTGTCGAAAAATTGCCTTCTACAGTAAAAAGCGTTCTAGACGTAGGTTGCGGTACAGGAATACTGGTAAAAAAGCTGCTTGATCAATCATACCTTGCCGAGGGTTTATCCCCTGATATAAACCAGAAGAAAAGGTTCGAGGAAGCCTTAAATGCACCCTTTCATCATATGCCTTTTGAAGAGTTATCTATAGAAGATACGTTTGATTGCATCATTATGAGTGAATCCTGCCAATATATTAAGCTTGATAAATTATTTAAAAATGCAAAGCGCGCGCTTAAAGCGCATGGCTATTTGATGATTTGTGATTACTTTGTTTTGAATAATGCTGAAGGGGAACTGAGCAAAAGCGGCCATCGCTACGATGAGTTCATGAATCGTATTGATCAAGAAGGCTTTAGCGTGGTGGTAGAAGAAGACCTTACCCAAGATGTGACCAAGACGCTCGACCTAGGAAAAGACTTCGTAGAAAAATCGATGAAAGCGCTCTCGATAGGCACCGAACGAATTAGAAGTAAGCACCCGCAGTTAAGTAAATTTGTTTTATGGCTATTTAAGAATAAAATAGCCAAAGCAACTAAGCAAACCGACTTACTCGATTCCGACAAGTTTAAGCAGTATAAGTCTTACCGGTTTATTTTGCTGCAAGCCAATAGTTAG
- a CDS encoding family 14 glycosylhydrolase — protein MKTHMKKIALAMTLAVTATAWADNATSAAVMAPLEVNNWSEFENQLASVKSIGVTGVSVDVWWGKVEANGDQQFDWSYYDTIFQKIENAGLHIIPIMSFHQCGGNVGDDCNIPIPSWIWNKYTNQGVSASDLKYKSEYGNESVETVSLWRDDYVLSEYKEFMEAFEAHYASKANLIDEVNVSMGPAGELRYPSYNAHDGGLTGYPTRGGFQAYSEPAKQDFRNWAIAKYGSVSGVSNNWGVALNSANDINPPSNAGSFINNGDQYNTAYGRDFIRWYHDALMDHGYRMMDNAILAFDGAFANVELGFKIPGIHWKMSASDNTKRSAEMAAGLIPSDVDLNSASTGYGYGDIVGVAASYNNHPRDVVLHFTALEMNDDPNGGGQSLAQSLVFWVANEAAAQGVSIKGENALSGGVTYDGGWDNIVNAFTYASYSGMTVLRINQVASGTGNYRYQQFINQFLVEAPNGGDWQRTVIFMFGTTTTGQDMFIRGGLDHNYANTNLGKNCSTSNYECAMPIRHNNLRNSTTAGWKGGDQYLDWYGIEASQGSGAVGTALDWTTNNASNSATVAADGYGYEPLNTYGDHYWMLDVEMDCSATVNGWFELKSYISNGPGWEADVAQAGTPYNSGNHFAQCGKINVFQRNSSSATIGTF, from the coding sequence ATGAAAACGCACATGAAAAAGATTGCGTTGGCAATGACTCTCGCCGTAACGGCGACCGCCTGGGCCGACAACGCTACAAGCGCCGCCGTAATGGCACCATTAGAAGTTAACAACTGGAGCGAATTTGAAAACCAGCTAGCCTCGGTTAAGAGCATTGGCGTTACTGGAGTATCGGTCGATGTTTGGTGGGGCAAGGTAGAGGCCAATGGTGATCAACAATTTGATTGGAGTTACTACGATACAATTTTCCAAAAAATCGAAAACGCGGGTTTGCATATTATTCCCATCATGTCGTTTCATCAGTGTGGCGGTAATGTGGGTGATGATTGCAATATTCCCATTCCTAGCTGGATATGGAACAAGTACACCAACCAAGGTGTTAGTGCCAGCGATCTAAAATATAAGAGTGAATATGGGAATGAATCGGTAGAAACGGTTTCATTATGGCGAGACGATTATGTGCTGTCTGAATACAAAGAATTTATGGAAGCCTTCGAAGCTCACTATGCCAGTAAGGCTAATTTGATCGATGAAGTGAACGTATCTATGGGGCCTGCCGGTGAGCTGCGCTACCCATCTTATAATGCACACGATGGTGGCTTAACCGGGTACCCGACCCGAGGAGGTTTCCAAGCTTACAGTGAACCTGCTAAGCAAGATTTCCGCAACTGGGCTATTGCCAAGTACGGCAGTGTATCGGGCGTAAGTAACAATTGGGGCGTTGCACTAAACAGCGCAAATGACATCAACCCGCCTTCGAATGCTGGCAGTTTTATTAATAACGGTGATCAATACAACACCGCTTATGGACGCGATTTTATTCGTTGGTACCACGATGCATTAATGGATCACGGCTATCGCATGATGGATAACGCAATACTCGCCTTTGACGGTGCCTTTGCGAATGTTGAGTTGGGTTTTAAAATTCCTGGCATTCATTGGAAAATGTCGGCCAGCGATAACACTAAGCGTAGTGCTGAAATGGCGGCGGGTCTTATCCCTAGTGATGTTGATTTAAACTCAGCCTCAACCGGTTATGGTTATGGCGATATAGTGGGTGTTGCAGCATCGTACAACAATCACCCAAGAGACGTAGTATTGCACTTTACCGCTCTTGAAATGAACGATGATCCAAACGGCGGTGGTCAGTCTTTAGCGCAATCTTTGGTGTTTTGGGTTGCCAATGAAGCCGCGGCACAAGGTGTGAGCATTAAAGGTGAGAATGCGTTGTCGGGTGGTGTCACCTACGATGGCGGTTGGGACAACATAGTAAACGCCTTTACCTACGCATCGTACTCCGGCATGACCGTTTTGCGCATTAACCAAGTGGCCAGTGGAACCGGTAATTACCGCTACCAGCAGTTCATCAACCAATTTTTAGTGGAAGCACCCAACGGTGGTGATTGGCAGCGCACGGTTATCTTTATGTTTGGTACCACCACCACAGGGCAAGACATGTTTATTCGTGGCGGTTTAGATCATAACTATGCCAACACTAATTTGGGTAAAAACTGTTCCACTTCTAACTACGAATGCGCAATGCCGATTCGCCACAACAACCTTCGCAACAGCACCACAGCGGGCTGGAAAGGCGGTGACCAATATTTAGATTGGTACGGTATCGAAGCATCTCAAGGATCGGGCGCCGTTGGCACCGCATTAGATTGGACGACCAATAATGCCAGTAATAGCGCAACTGTTGCCGCCGATGGTTATGGGTATGAGCCACTCAATACTTATGGCGATCATTACTGGATGCTTGATGTTGAAATGGATTGTTCAGCCACCGTGAATGGCTGGTTCGAACTAAAATCGTATATTTCGAATGGACCAGGCTGGGAAGCCGACGTTGCACAAGCTGGAACGCCTTATAATTCGGGCAACCACTTTGCGCAGTGCGGCAAAATCAACGTTTTTCAACGTAACAGCAGCAGTGCCACTATCGGTACTTTTTAA
- a CDS encoding alpha-amylase family glycosyl hydrolase: MKNGFKILLLCSVVATSASAQWQFRGTPNQWGSTAMASTDNINYCSQQQFNSGDASGGPRFKIDRYGDWTESYPAADYYVNANTHYEICINAQNKQISVNEIPLSSTPVNTLGAEYDSNGTTFAIWSPDTSNVSLVVDGIEYSVPKVSDQNGYTDIYAVRINGDLHLKPYYFKVNGVVVRDPYGKMAVPNADVNIVMDMSRTDLAQGWAPRPALIEREDAIIYEMHVRDFTIDPSSGVASVKRGKFLGMVESGTRYQGVTTGLDHLKELGVTHVQILPFYDFASCPDVNDTACYNWGYDPRNFNVPEERYSVSLDYEDRARELKTMVNEFHKAGIRVIMDVVYNHTFDYEMFENISTSYYTATDLSGTGNSIDATVPMVARMIQDSLEYWTREYNLDGFRFDLVGIFDHQDFGDWGRHLNTTFPNRNLLIYGEPWNGYATDSREPERVRLGTIARQQSAHVGVFNPKFREAIKGDNDSGYGGGFAFNQGNIWELDFGSRAGSRYNNDANQVIDLWDPMFTTDPEQSINYTSAHDNLSLRDKILEWADLNGVSRNNSYLKRIQNFANGIVLTSQGIPFLHGGVEMLRDKNGDHNSYRSPDSVNKIDWSWKITNADTYQYHKDLIQLRKAHPGFRMNTWDEINNNVTTIRYADDVLVTDINAAANGDSWQRILVIYASGGNFNYNLPSGNWYVAVEKDTPNGGNHRQVSGSLTVEGTAVTVLYQP, encoded by the coding sequence ATGAAAAACGGGTTTAAAATACTATTACTATGTTCGGTCGTTGCCACCAGCGCGTCAGCGCAATGGCAATTTAGAGGCACCCCTAATCAGTGGGGTTCAACCGCAATGGCAAGTACAGACAACATCAATTATTGCTCGCAACAACAGTTTAATTCAGGTGATGCCAGTGGCGGTCCGCGCTTTAAAATAGACCGCTATGGCGATTGGACAGAGAGCTACCCTGCTGCAGATTATTACGTTAATGCCAACACGCACTACGAAATTTGCATCAACGCGCAAAACAAACAAATTTCGGTCAATGAAATACCGCTGTCCTCGACTCCGGTCAATACACTCGGAGCAGAATACGATAGCAACGGAACTACCTTTGCTATTTGGTCGCCCGATACTTCTAACGTTTCACTGGTGGTAGATGGCATAGAGTACAGCGTACCTAAAGTATCGGATCAAAATGGCTACACCGATATTTACGCCGTACGCATCAATGGCGACCTTCACCTAAAGCCCTATTACTTCAAAGTTAATGGCGTGGTGGTTAGAGACCCGTACGGTAAAATGGCCGTGCCTAACGCCGACGTGAACATAGTGATGGATATGTCTCGCACCGACTTAGCGCAAGGCTGGGCACCCAGACCTGCACTCATAGAGCGCGAAGATGCCATTATTTATGAAATGCATGTGCGTGACTTCACTATTGACCCAAGCTCTGGAGTTGCCAGTGTAAAACGCGGAAAGTTTCTTGGTATGGTTGAATCAGGCACACGTTATCAAGGTGTGACTACGGGTTTAGATCATTTAAAAGAGCTGGGCGTGACCCATGTACAGATTTTACCATTTTACGATTTTGCATCGTGCCCCGATGTTAACGACACGGCCTGTTATAACTGGGGTTATGACCCTAGAAACTTTAACGTGCCTGAAGAACGTTACTCGGTTTCGTTAGATTATGAAGACCGTGCTCGTGAACTAAAAACCATGGTAAACGAATTTCATAAAGCCGGAATTCGCGTGATTATGGATGTGGTGTACAACCATACTTTCGATTATGAAATGTTCGAAAATATTTCAACTTCATACTATACCGCAACCGATTTAAGCGGCACAGGTAACTCAATTGATGCCACCGTGCCTATGGTAGCGCGCATGATTCAAGACTCGTTAGAGTACTGGACTCGCGAGTACAACTTAGACGGGTTCCGTTTTGATTTAGTGGGCATTTTTGACCATCAAGATTTTGGTGACTGGGGTCGTCACCTTAATACTACGTTTCCTAACCGCAACCTATTAATCTATGGCGAACCTTGGAATGGTTACGCAACCGATTCACGCGAGCCAGAGCGAGTTCGTTTAGGCACTATCGCGCGCCAGCAAAGTGCGCATGTGGGTGTGTTTAATCCAAAATTTCGTGAAGCGATTAAAGGAGACAACGACAGCGGTTACGGAGGTGGCTTTGCGTTTAACCAAGGCAATATTTGGGAGTTAGATTTTGGCAGCCGAGCGGGCAGCCGTTATAACAACGATGCCAATCAAGTGATTGATCTGTGGGATCCAATGTTTACCACTGATCCGGAGCAAAGCATCAACTACACTTCTGCACACGATAACCTAAGCCTACGCGATAAAATTTTAGAGTGGGCCGATTTAAACGGCGTTTCTCGAAACAACAGTTACTTAAAGCGCATTCAAAACTTCGCGAATGGTATAGTGCTCACCTCTCAAGGTATTCCGTTTCTACACGGCGGTGTAGAGATGTTGCGTGATAAAAATGGCGATCACAACTCGTACCGGTCTCCCGATTCGGTGAATAAAATTGATTGGTCTTGGAAAATCACCAACGCGGACACCTATCAATACCACAAAGATTTAATTCAATTGCGTAAAGCACACCCTGGCTTTCGTATGAATACGTGGGATGAAATAAACAACAACGTCACCACCATTCGTTACGCCGATGATGTACTGGTAACCGACATCAATGCCGCAGCCAATGGCGACAGCTGGCAACGTATTTTAGTGATCTATGCCTCGGGCGGTAATTTTAATTACAACCTGCCCAGTGGTAACTGGTATGTCGCCGTAGAAAAAGACACCCCGAATGGCGGCAACCACAGACAAGTATCGGGTTCTCTAACCGTTGAAGGAACGGCGGTAACCGTTTTATATCAGCCTTAA
- a CDS encoding pilin, whose amino-acid sequence MTRPLLIAAITAILALSGCATNTVKQTPIKTELSSLVSGPRLNKKLPDSAYGYVRIPNTWSFFSASDDSFNLAQGNEAHVSQLQQLQKAFVAVLGEEFQAEGKLVANLFSEKLTSPLEVMLYPADGTPLPYALASATLIYDSAEQLNPVLDEIQSLVSGLRIAKYFGDSGFATLIMGSVKIVMQYNNEQVLTVFAGMVASEKLLTDQLVALEPTTNTDFLTIEKSIDTAGNGSLVWVNTKALMPVVYLFAPEQAKQLTKLGLADISSLAAGMGAANGKGRLRIAINTSAQSKLFLQAPSQNAQPDFKTVGKPSFVSQMRLPNENQINGIVKQLSKSNEEIEYIYDELNAEINSAGFDALGYFNNFGHVIFYKDDIGTFAAQHIRDKENFSTYVKNILTSSSDLVASDEFKTQANENDSMNAFIKAVNNITLERRTYAGQEIFHLTVPNVLNNLMYQDLAGEIPLALLKTIGGGDEHLYWTIEDDYIVYASLPQLLIERIRNKKTTSIQQWLLYNGLDQQHTFLSASGVFEGGKVKLYHHYLTLLKLMADGLESEFDIFAFPTASELALSDPGLTSAQLDWAPTGIALEFTYEKTPIDLLLMSDSSLAAIATVGVLASVAIPQYQEYTVRSKVLESYNESKKLQNELIEYYLVNESFPDSEAVEELYFADLSSEFIYYTEIEAGTGIVTIYLDINPTLSDEIILLTPHQDGYGNVVFLCESTLDYNYLPAHCQQ is encoded by the coding sequence ATGACTCGACCGCTACTGATAGCAGCGATTACTGCTATTTTAGCCCTCAGTGGATGCGCAACGAATACGGTAAAGCAAACTCCCATTAAAACTGAACTATCGTCTCTTGTTAGCGGACCGAGATTAAATAAAAAACTGCCCGACTCAGCCTACGGTTACGTCCGCATACCTAATACTTGGAGCTTTTTCAGCGCAAGTGACGATTCCTTTAACCTAGCGCAAGGCAACGAGGCCCACGTGTCTCAATTGCAACAACTGCAAAAAGCCTTTGTAGCGGTGTTGGGCGAAGAGTTTCAGGCTGAAGGTAAGTTAGTAGCCAATCTATTCAGTGAAAAGCTAACATCGCCTTTAGAAGTAATGCTATACCCTGCCGATGGCACACCGTTGCCATACGCTCTAGCCTCCGCAACGCTTATCTATGATTCGGCAGAACAGTTAAACCCTGTATTGGATGAAATTCAAAGCCTTGTTTCAGGCTTGCGTATTGCTAAATACTTTGGTGATAGCGGCTTCGCTACCCTTATCATGGGCTCGGTCAAAATAGTAATGCAATACAACAACGAACAAGTACTGACCGTGTTTGCCGGAATGGTCGCCTCGGAAAAACTACTCACCGACCAACTAGTCGCATTAGAGCCTACAACCAATACTGATTTCTTAACGATAGAAAAATCTATTGATACCGCCGGAAATGGCTCGCTGGTATGGGTAAATACGAAAGCGTTAATGCCTGTGGTTTATTTGTTTGCACCCGAGCAAGCTAAGCAATTAACAAAACTGGGTCTAGCAGACATTAGCAGCTTAGCCGCTGGAATGGGTGCCGCCAATGGCAAAGGTAGGCTTCGAATTGCCATAAACACCTCTGCGCAAAGTAAACTGTTCTTACAAGCCCCATCACAAAATGCCCAACCCGATTTTAAAACTGTAGGTAAGCCAAGTTTTGTTTCTCAAATGCGGTTACCTAATGAAAACCAGATAAACGGCATCGTCAAACAACTGTCTAAAAGCAATGAAGAAATTGAATATATATACGATGAGCTGAATGCCGAAATCAACAGCGCTGGCTTTGATGCACTCGGCTATTTCAACAATTTCGGTCATGTTATTTTTTACAAGGATGACATAGGTACCTTCGCGGCACAGCATATCCGTGATAAAGAAAACTTCTCCACCTACGTTAAAAACATTTTAACGTCATCGTCTGACTTAGTCGCCTCTGACGAATTTAAAACGCAGGCAAATGAAAACGATAGCATGAATGCCTTTATAAAGGCCGTAAACAATATTACTCTTGAACGTCGAACCTATGCAGGCCAAGAAATTTTTCACTTAACGGTTCCAAACGTTTTAAACAACCTAATGTACCAAGATCTGGCCGGTGAAATACCGCTGGCCTTGCTAAAAACTATTGGTGGTGGTGACGAGCATTTGTATTGGACGATTGAAGACGACTACATTGTTTACGCCAGTCTGCCGCAATTATTGATTGAACGCATTCGCAACAAAAAAACAACATCCATACAGCAATGGTTACTCTATAATGGGTTAGACCAGCAACACACCTTCCTGTCTGCCAGCGGCGTATTTGAAGGTGGCAAAGTAAAGCTTTATCACCATTATTTAACACTGCTGAAGCTCATGGCCGATGGTCTAGAGTCTGAATTTGACATATTCGCATTCCCAACGGCATCTGAACTCGCACTAAGTGACCCAGGTTTAACGAGCGCACAGCTCGATTGGGCCCCAACGGGCATTGCATTAGAGTTCACCTATGAAAAAACTCCGATAGACTTGTTACTCATGAGCGATAGTAGCTTAGCTGCCATAGCCACAGTGGGCGTATTGGCGTCTGTCGCGATACCGCAGTATCAAGAATACACAGTGCGTTCAAAAGTTTTAGAATCCTATAACGAAAGCAAAAAGCTGCAGAATGAACTAATAGAGTATTACTTAGTTAACGAAAGCTTCCCAGATAGCGAGGCCGTGGAAGAACTGTATTTTGCCGACCTAAGTAGCGAGTTTATTTATTACACCGAGATAGAGGCGGGCACAGGTATTGTTACGATTTACTTAGACATAAATCCGACCCTTTCTGATGAAATCATATTGTTAACGCCCCATCAAGATGGCTACGGCAATGTTGTATTTTTGTGCGAATCAACCTTAGACTACAATTATCTACCTGCTCACTGCCAGCAGTAA
- a CDS encoding CPBP family intramembrane glutamic endopeptidase, with amino-acid sequence MFAYALIGLIFFSAASLILFKYFNHLSLFINPPKMASIPYFTLVSMLLIISSFGGLYFIPISWTIFLSELLSSNFGSEPINVFSNDLNVLVKSMLIMEQVLIAPLFEELLFRGYLLHFFYKYFGLRFSTVIVAIIFALPHPDVLGSALFSIILSVITLKSRSLYPAIIIHILFNIFGLLIIGFDLDVILVRSMEIMSIDYTEDSFIRYLIGNLLVFVPLISIYYIARSRYLT; translated from the coding sequence TTGTTCGCTTATGCCCTAATCGGCCTTATTTTTTTTAGTGCTGCAAGTTTAATTTTGTTTAAGTACTTTAATCATTTATCGTTATTTATAAATCCTCCAAAAATGGCGAGCATCCCTTATTTTACTCTTGTATCTATGCTACTGATCATATCCAGCTTTGGTGGGCTGTACTTTATACCCATTTCTTGGACAATTTTTTTATCAGAATTATTGTCTAGTAATTTTGGATCTGAACCAATAAACGTTTTTTCGAATGATTTAAACGTCCTCGTGAAATCGATGCTGATAATGGAACAAGTTCTTATAGCACCCTTGTTCGAGGAATTATTGTTTAGGGGGTATTTGCTACATTTTTTTTATAAATATTTTGGTTTAAGATTCAGTACAGTAATTGTTGCAATTATCTTTGCCTTACCCCATCCAGATGTCTTAGGCTCTGCTCTTTTTTCTATCATACTTTCTGTTATAACACTTAAAAGCCGATCACTTTACCCAGCCATAATTATTCATATTTTATTCAATATATTCGGTTTATTAATCATAGGCTTCGACCTAGATGTGATTCTAGTTAGATCGATGGAAATTATGTCTATTGACTACACAGAAGACTCTTTTATTCGGTATTTAATTGGCAACCTTCTTGTCTTTGTGCCGCTCATTAGCATTTATTACATAGCTAGATCGAGATATTTAACTTAG
- a CDS encoding OsmC family protein, with amino-acid sequence MKSNVYESQKPLKESYRIDPSLAMVIDHAKTTGKNASDPFHSIVEPMAGCGVSVPVGVHAAVGGLHDAPTPGDLLCAALAACQDSAIRMVANLMEIELIELEVSVTATADVRGALMMDKLVPVGFQQMKCEVKMKVSDGIELEKIERLHWAAQQCCVIQQTLKSPPRVDTIFVM; translated from the coding sequence ATGAAATCGAATGTTTATGAGTCACAAAAGCCCTTAAAAGAAAGTTATCGTATAGATCCAAGCCTCGCCATGGTCATTGACCACGCCAAAACTACGGGAAAAAATGCCAGTGATCCATTTCATTCGATCGTTGAGCCTATGGCTGGTTGTGGTGTTTCGGTACCTGTAGGAGTGCATGCCGCAGTTGGTGGTTTGCATGATGCACCTACACCAGGGGATCTTTTGTGTGCAGCGTTGGCGGCTTGCCAAGATTCAGCTATAAGAATGGTCGCTAACTTAATGGAAATTGAGCTAATTGAACTTGAAGTGAGTGTTACGGCAACAGCTGATGTGCGAGGTGCGCTGATGATGGATAAGTTGGTTCCTGTTGGATTTCAACAAATGAAATGCGAAGTAAAGATGAAGGTCAGTGATGGCATTGAGTTGGAAAAAATAGAACGGCTTCATTGGGCCGCTCAACAATGTTGTGTAATACAACAAACGCTTAAGTCGCCCCCACGGGTAGATACGATTTTTGTTATGTAA
- a CDS encoding YbfB/YjiJ family MFS transporter, which produces MYGFNNKEKLFLMNLLDRNSNAAILLAGICALIVGVGAARFAFTSLLPSMLADTLTLTFSGVLASVNYLGYLSGSIVSIVIKTNHSKVRLFRIGTVLCVLTTFILATTTHEVVWLVSRVIAGFGSAMALVVGSAIVMSKLNMTDKTKAMGIHFSGIGFSILITDLLSRLVFWVGGTWAQAWLAIAIVVALMTCYSIYILTFDDSKNQKSTATAIDMRMFTGFVLILIFAYFTEGLGMVVQGTFLPDIVNSLEGLQGFGGYAWTLVGVAGIPSCILWMRAAHKYGSINIIVVTMGLQVVGLLIPVITNNVYFNLLAGILFGGTFIALVALFMTLGGKLAGDKPVVLMGAITTAYGIGQVAGPLYSVALTDYFGSYNAALLLTATMVSLGAVLMFMNRNVLVER; this is translated from the coding sequence ATGTATGGCTTTAACAATAAAGAGAAACTATTTCTTATGAATTTACTGGATCGCAACAGCAATGCCGCAATTTTGCTGGCGGGTATTTGTGCATTAATTGTGGGCGTAGGTGCAGCCCGGTTCGCGTTTACTTCTTTACTGCCTTCCATGCTGGCAGATACGCTAACGCTTACCTTTTCGGGAGTGTTAGCCAGCGTAAACTATTTAGGTTACTTATCGGGTTCTATAGTCTCAATAGTCATTAAAACCAATCACAGCAAGGTTAGGCTGTTTCGCATTGGCACGGTGCTGTGTGTGTTAACCACCTTTATTTTGGCAACCACCACTCACGAAGTAGTTTGGTTAGTATCAAGGGTCATCGCCGGGTTTGGATCAGCCATGGCCTTAGTCGTTGGCTCGGCCATTGTTATGAGTAAGCTCAATATGACCGATAAAACCAAGGCCATGGGCATTCATTTTTCTGGCATTGGGTTTTCTATATTAATCACCGACTTACTAAGCAGACTGGTATTTTGGGTTGGTGGTACCTGGGCACAAGCCTGGCTGGCCATTGCGATTGTTGTCGCGCTTATGACTTGCTATTCGATTTACATCTTAACGTTTGATGATTCAAAAAACCAAAAGAGCACCGCTACTGCGATAGATATGCGTATGTTTACCGGCTTCGTTTTAATCCTAATTTTTGCCTATTTTACGGAAGGCTTAGGCATGGTGGTACAAGGCACCTTCTTACCCGATATCGTTAACTCGTTAGAAGGCTTACAAGGTTTCGGCGGCTATGCGTGGACTTTAGTGGGCGTAGCGGGCATTCCATCCTGTATTTTATGGATGCGAGCGGCGCACAAATACGGCAGCATCAACATTATTGTTGTCACCATGGGTTTGCAAGTGGTTGGTTTGCTTATTCCTGTAATCACCAATAACGTTTACTTCAACCTACTCGCAGGTATTTTATTCGGCGGAACGTTTATCGCACTCGTTGCACTCTTTATGACACTGGGTGGCAAGTTGGCCGGCGACAAACCTGTTGTTCTAATGGGCGCAATTACCACCGCCTACGGCATTGGCCAAGTAGCCGGTCCGCTTTACTCGGTAGCCTTAACCGATTACTTCGGTTCTTACAATGCTGCTTTGCTATTAACAGCCACGATGGTTTCATTAGGCGCTGTGTTGATGTTTATGAATCGGAATGTGTTAGTGGAAAGGTGA